Proteins encoded by one window of Aspergillus chevalieri M1 DNA, chromosome 6, nearly complete sequence:
- a CDS encoding uncharacterized protein (COG:I;~EggNog:ENOG410PKBX;~InterPro:IPR016170,IPR016169,IPR036318;~go_function: GO:0050660 - flavin adenine dinucleotide binding [Evidence IEA]) codes for MGNTLERGVGYTPYGDHWMMHCGMEVILPSGELLRTGMGALPQNPGTSVHPIHQDAANKCWQPFPYGFGPYNDGLFSQSNLGIVTKVGMWLMPDPGGFQAYQISLPRDEDLHQAVDIIRPLRLQMIIQNVPDLASYPS; via the exons ATGGGAAATACCTTGGAACGAGGTGTTGGATATACGCCGTATGGAG ACCATTGGATGATGCATTGTGGCATGGAAGTGATCCTGCCGTCCGGCGagctactccgtacaggcATGGGCGCACTGCCCCAAAATCCCGGAACATCAGTGCATCCCATTCATCAAGACGCGGCAAACAAATGCTGGCAGCCCTTCCCGTACGGATTTGGTCCGTACAACGATGGACTATTCTCGCAAAGCAACCTCGGAATTGTTACCAAGGTCGGCATGTGG TTGATGCCCGATCCTGGTGGATTTCAAGCGTATCAGATCTCATTGCCCAGAGATGAGGACCTTCACCAGGCGGTCGACATTATACGGCCTCTTAGACTG CAAATGATTATCCAAAATGTCCCCGACCTTGCGTCATATCCTTCTTGA
- a CDS encoding uncharacterized protein (COG:C,H;~EggNog:ENOG410Q2BI;~InterPro:IPR036188,IPR002938,IPR036249,IPR038220, IPR012941;~PFAM:PF07976,PF01494;~go_function: GO:0071949 - FAD binding [Evidence IEA]) — MPIDLLIVGAGPAGLLAACWASQYPISTRIIDKNPSRKPTGHADGIHSRTLEILDSFGIVDRITRLGAQEIEMCYWGRDEKKGQLQREKRLRSQPEELSPFSQRLLNQGIMEEVMIDYLRGKGVEVEWSTAAESLEMDHDDLPVVYVSRGQVGKDIISARYMIACDGARSWTRDQLHIPMDSLSAPSEESIWGVMDFVPISDFPDIRQSCAIHACSRSGIMQLPRENRLIRLYIQLKHDDELGQKAIQNAHDKNTPKRLLQIAQRTYEPYRMDFKRCDWWSLYHIGQRLVQEYRIRDRIFLAGDAAHTHSPKGGQGMNVSMQDTYNLVWKLASVILGRVDPSILETYNSERRPVAQELMRMDSDLVHAYEQQPGTSGYTNSVDKIREQYTGFMTGVKVKYSPNVLIADNKNSLARNIELGMRLPSFRVVHQASACPLRLAERLVSNGFWRVLVFSGDLREDTSRRRLDSFAEAFKPRLETMRIPIEVLLIHSSSRTDVSILNLPDIFHPFDETLGWDYSRVFADKDAYEGYGVKSGCVVVCRPDQHVGWIGVDVDGLNEYFSFVK; from the exons ATGCCAATCGATCTGCTCATTGTCGGCGCTGGTCCAGCAGGTCTTCTGGCGGCCTGCTGGGCCTCTCAATACCCGATATCAACGCGCATTATTGACAAGAATCCGTCCCGAAAACCAACCGGCCATGCGGATGGAATTCATAGTCGCACGCTCGAGATCCTCGATAGCTTCGGGATCGTAGATCGGATCACGCGATTGGGCGCTCAGGAGATTGAGATGTGTTACTGG GGCCGCGATGAGAAGAAAGGCCAGCTTCAGCGGGAGAAGAGGCTTCGAAGTCAGCCTGAGGAATTGTCTCCATTCAGCCAACGGCTGTTGAACCAGGGGATTATGGAGGAGGTGATGATCGACTATTTGCGCGGAAAGGGAGTGGAAGTCGAATGGAGTACGGCGGCTGAATCATTGGAAATGGATCATGACGACTTGCCTGTCGTCTACGTGAGCCGTGGTCAAGTTGGGAAAGACATAATCTCAGCACGTTACATGATCGCCTGCGACGGAGCGCGCAGCTGGACGAGAGACCAACTGCATATCCCAATGGATTCGTTATCCGCACCCTCTGAAGAGTCTATCTGGGGCGTGATGGATTTTGTCCCAATAAGTGATTTCC CCGATATACGCCAATCCTGCGCCATCCATGCCTGCTCGAGAAGCGGCATTATGCAGCTTCCACGCGAGAACCGTCTGATCCGATTATACATACAGCTGAAGCATGACGACGAGTTGGGACAAAAAGCGATACAAAATGCACACGACAAAAACACACCAAAGCGACTTTTGCAGATTGCACAGCGCACATATGAACCGTACCGAATGGACTTTAAGCGCTGTGACTGGTGGTCGCTTTACCAT ATAGGGCAACGACTAGTTCAGGAGTATAGGATCCGCGATCG GATCTTCCTTGCCGGCGATGCAGCCCACACCCATTCTCCTAAAGGAGGGCAAGGCATGAATGTATCCATGCAAGACACGTACAACCTGGTCTGGAAACTTGCCTCTGTCATTCTAGGGCGAGTGGACCCCTCCATCCTGGAGACGTACAACTCCGAACGACGGCCAGTGGCTCAAGAACTTATGCGCATGGACTCAGACCTCGTGCACGCTTATGAGCAGCAACCCGGGACGAGCGGGTATACCAACAGCGTGGATAAGATTCGAGAACAATATACGGGGTTCATGACTGGTGTGAAAGTCAAATATTCGCCCAATGTTCTGATTGCAGACAACAAAAACAGTTTGGCCAGGAATATTGAGCTGGGAATGAGACTGCCGTCATTTCGAGTGGTTCATCAGGCATCTGCTTGCCCGTTGCGTCTCGCAGAGAGACTCGTGAGTAATGGATTCTGGAGGGTTCTGGTATTCTCTGGGGATCTTCGGGAAGATACGAGCCGACGACGTCTCGACTCTTTTGCGGAAGCCTTCAAGCCACGTTTGGAGACCATGCGTATACCCATCGAAGTACTGTTAATTCATTCCAGTTCTCGAACGGATGTATCCATCCTGAATCTCCCTGACATCTTCCACCCATTCGATGAGACCCTTGGATGGGACTATTCTCGAGTCTTTGCGGACAAGGACGCGTATGAAGGATATGGAGTCAAAAGTGGGTGCGTTGTGGTTTGTCGTCCGGACCAACATGTCGGCTGGATTGGCGTGGATGTCGATGGTCTGAACGAATATTTCTCTTTTGTAAAGTGA
- a CDS encoding uncharacterized protein (COG:I;~EggNog:ENOG410PKBX;~InterPro:IPR016164,IPR016170;~go_function: GO:0003824 - catalytic activity [Evidence IEA];~go_function: GO:0050660 - flavin adenine dinucleotide binding [Evidence IEA]) codes for MRLSWMQSRRISIWADGTSTGQSMVRSRFGTFFGHKSKKRFRRSRVFIFFPEDVKGNHLLHTRAKALQGIPTFDELRWVDWLPNGAHLFFSPISKISGDDAMLQYKVTKKRCVEAGLDFMGAFAIGMREMHHIVCIAFNRGDPESKRKAHWLIKTLIADCAEHGWGEYRTHLALMGQIADIQLESQCTHAIQSDG; via the exons ATGAGGCTGAGCTGGATGCAATCGCGAAGAATCTCAATCTGGGCCGATGGAACTTCAACGGGGCAATCTAT GGTCCGGAGCCGATTCGGAACGTTCTTTGGCCACAAATCAAAGAAGCGTTTTCGTCGATCAAGGGTGTTCATTTTTTTTCCAGAAGATGTCAAAGGCAACCACCTCCTACATACTCGTGCAAAGGCTCTTCAAGGCATTCCGACATTTGATGAGCTGCGCTGGGTCGACTGGCTGCCAAACGGAGCgcatcttttcttctctcctaTTAGTAAAATTTCCGGAGACGATGCTATGCTACAGTATAAGGTCACGAAGAAGCGCTGTGTCGAGGCTGGTCTGGACTTTATGGGTGCCTTTGCCATTGGTATGCGAGAAATGC ACCACATCGTTTGTATCGCCTTCAACCGGGGAGATCCCGAGTCCAAGAGGAAAGCACATTGGCTGATCAAGACCTTGATTGCGGACTGCGCAGAGCACGGCTGGGGTGAATATCGAACGCATCTAGCACTCATGGGCCAAATTGCAGACATACAACTGGAATCACAATGCACTCATGCGATTCAATCAGATGGTTAA
- the ALD5_1 gene encoding aldehyde dehydrogenase family protein (COG:C;~EggNog:ENOG410PFKN;~InterPro:IPR015590,IPR029510,IPR016160,IPR016161, IPR016162,IPR016163;~PFAM:PF00171;~go_function: GO:0016491 - oxidoreductase activity [Evidence IEA];~go_function: GO:0016620 - oxidoreductase activity, acting on the aldehyde or oxo group of donors, NAD or NADP as acceptor [Evidence IEA];~go_process: GO:0055114 - oxidation-reduction process [Evidence IEA]): MSLIASIKTPHITVEQPVGLFINNEYVKGSEGKTFETVNPANEQVITSVHEANEKDVDIAVAAARKAFEGEWRRVTPSDRGRLLNKLADLIERDIDALAAIEALDNGKALTMAKVDLANALGCIRYYAGWSDKIHGQTIDTNPETLSYTRHEAIGVCGQIIPWNFPFLMWAWKIAPAIAAGNTVVLKTAEQTPLSGLYAGKLIKEAGFPPGVINIISGFGRVAGAAISSHMDIDKVAFTGSTAVGRTILQAAAKSNLKKVTLELGGKSPNIVFEDADIDNAISWANFGIFFNHGQCCCAGSRLLVQESIHDKFVARFRERAAQNKLGDPFAADTFQGPQVSQLQFDRIMEYIKHGKDAGATVALGGERHGDKGYYIQPTLFTDVTSDMKIAQEEIFGPVITVQKFKDIDEAIKIGNSTQYGLAAGVHTKNVNTAIRVSNALKAGTVWINNYNMISYQAPFGGFKESGIGRELGSYALENYTQVKTVHYRLGDALFG; this comes from the exons ATGTCTCTCATCGCTTCTATCAAGACTCCTCACATCACAGTTGAGCAGCCCGTCGGCCT GTTCATCAACAACGAATACGTCAAGGGCTCCGAGGGTAAGACCTTCGAGACCGTCAACCCCGCCAACGAGCAGGTCATCACCTCCGTCCATGAGGCCAACGAGAAGGATGTCGACATCGCCGTGGCCGCCGCCCGCAAGGCCTTTGAGGGCGAATGGAGACGGGTTACCCCGTCCGACCGTGGTCGTCTCCTGAACAAGCTGGCCGACCTGATTGAGCGCGACATTGATGCTCTGGCCGCCATTGAGGCCCTCGACAACGGCAAGGCCCTCACCATGGCCAAGGTCGACTTGGCCAACGCCCTGGGCTGCATCCGTTACTACGCCGGCTGGTCCGACAAAATCCACGGTCAGACCATTGACACCAACCCCGAGACCCTCTCCTACACCCGTCACGAAGCCATTGGTGTCTGCGGTCAGATCATCCCCTGGAACTTCCCCTTCCTCATGTGGGCTTGGAAGATCGCCCCCGCCATCGCCGCCGGTAACACCGTCGTCCTCAAGACTGCTGAGCAGACCCCCCTCTCCGGTCTGTACGCCGGTAAGCTCATCAAGGAGGCTGGTTTCCCCCCTGGTGTGATCAACATCATCTCCGGTTTCGGTCGTGTCGCTGGTGCGGCCATCTCCAGCCACATGGACATCGACAAGGTCGCCTTCACCGGTTCCACCGCTGTCGGCCGTACCATCCTCCAGGCCGCGGCCAAGAGCAACCTCAAGAAGGTTACCCTCGAGCTGGGTGGCAAGTCTCCCAACATTGTCTTCGAGGATGCCGACATTGACAACGCCATCTCGTGGGCCAACTTTGGTATCTTCTTCAACCACGGCCAATGCTGCTGCGCCGGTTCGCGCCTGCTAGTCCAAGAGAGCATCCACGACAAGTTCGTCGCCCGCTTCCGCGAGCGTGCCGCCCAGAACAAGCTCGGTGACCCCTTCGCCGCCGACACCTTCCAGGGTCCTCAGGTTTCCCAGCTCCAGTTCGACCGCATCATGGAATACATCAAGCACGGTAAGGATGCTGGTGCCACCGTTGCGCTCGGTGGTGAGCGCCACGGCGACAAGGGCTACTACATCCAGCCCACTTTGTTCACCGATGTCACTTCCGACATGAAGATCGCCCAGGAGGAGATCTTCGGTCCCGTCATCACCGTCCAGAAGTTCAAGGACATTGACGAGGCCATCAAGATCGGTAACAGCACTCAATACG GTCTCGCTGCCGGTGTCCACACCAAGAACGTCAACACTGCCATCCGTGTGTCCAACGCTCTCAAGGCCGGTACCGTCTGGATCAACAACTACAACATGATCTCCTACCAGGCTCCCTTTGGTGGTTTCAAGGAGTCCGGTATTGGCCGCGAGCTGGGATCGTACGCCCTGGAGAACTACACCCAGGTCAAGACCGTCCACTACCGTCTGGGCGACGCTCTCTTTGGTTAA
- a CDS encoding uncharacterized protein (COG:I;~EggNog:ENOG410PKBX;~InterPro:IPR016167,IPR006094,IPR036318;~go_function: GO:0016491 - oxidoreductase activity [Evidence IEA];~go_function: GO:0050660 - flavin adenine dinucleotide binding [Evidence IEA];~go_process: GO:0055114 - oxidation-reduction process [Evidence IEA]), translating into MVTSKEDLANGSYYEPPKTHNPHHIVEQDYFVASAVMNPRSVSEVQGLVQLANEYRIPLWPTSIGRNSGYGGAAPRSRGSVVIDLGKHMNRALESSTLLTQWSNQA; encoded by the coding sequence ATGGTTACGTCAAAGGAAGACCTGGCGAATGGATCCTACTACGAGCCACCGAAGACGCATAATCCCCATCACATTGTGGAACAAGACTACTTCGTAGCCTCCGCAGTGATGAACCCAAGGTCTGTCTCTGAAGTGCAGGGACTCGTTCAGCTTGCCAACGAATACCGGATTCCCCTGTGGCCCACGTCCATCGGACGCAATTCCGGCTATGGAGGAGCAGCTCCGCGATCGCGCGGTAGTGTCGTGATTGACCTGGGCAAACATATGAATCGGGCGCTTGAGTCGTCGACGCTGCTTACGCAGTGGTCGAACCAGGCGTGA
- a CDS encoding uncharacterized protein (COG:S;~EggNog:ENOG410PZ1J;~TransMembrane:1 (o49-71i)) yields MSLLRTVLRTSLRTPRPAQFTRRYASQSSKSNKTSEMPMLVLSAPLTKLFANLHSAVAVATVTAAGGYYLLQSGPESKLHHETDQYAKGEAIESGSKASESTPQPDRDSEQKVSPSGSSGGGSLGQPPSNVDPASSRKEAGGAGTISGKQAGLSNATTDNPFINEPGKSKKGEGETETAKVKGSVSTGRPQA; encoded by the exons ATGTCTCTCCTCAGAACGGTCCTCCGCACTTCCCTACGGACACCCCGCCCGGCACAATTTACGCGTCGATATGCCTCGCAATCCTCGAAGAGTAACAAGACTTCCGAAATGCCGATGTTGGTGTTGTCTGCACCTCTCACAAAGCTATTCGCTAATCTCCATAGTGCCGTGGCAGTAGCAACCGTCACCGCCGCAGGAGGCTACTACCTTCTCCAATCCGGCCCGGAAAGCAAATTGCATCATGAGACTGACCAATACGCCAAGGGCGAAGCAATCGAATCCGGATCGAAAGCGAGCGAGTCTACGCCTCAACCAGACCGCGACTCGGAGCAGAAAGTTTCTCCATCTGGGTCGAGCGGTGGTGGTTCACTGGGACAGCCGCCTTCAAATGTAGATCCT GCGAGTTCACGCAAAGAAGCGGGCGGTGCTGGAACTATTTCCGGAAAACAGGCTGGTCTATCAAATGCTACGACGGATAACCCGTTCATCAATGAGCCGGGTAAGAGTAAGAAGGGCGAAGGAGAGACCGAGACGGCCAAGGTTAAGGGATCGGTATCTACAGGCCGACCTCAAGCGTGA
- a CDS encoding aromatic alcohol reductase (COG:S;~EggNog:ENOG410PMUD;~InterPro:IPR036291,IPR008030;~PFAM:PF13460,PF05368): MSPKVAIAGASGNLGPAVLAALLDAGFEVTVLTRENKDNKFDERVRVAKVNYDSLDSLTSALTGQEVVVNTLGVGRIPKETHLRLIDASVAAKVQRFIPSEFGANTTNPRAAQLPVYADKVAIQKHLQEASNSNDTFSYTLPITGPFLDWGLKTKFILNHEGPEVELYDGGDQKFSATTLAGIGQAVSGIIRNLEATRNQAVYVREANVSQKGLLELSGKQLATRTVSTAELEKEAYDELGKPNPNPAVFGFNFLRRAIFGEGFGGLVPAEELSNDLLGVRSLSDAEIRDIVVKNT, translated from the exons ATGTCACCAAAAGTCGCAATTGCCGGT GCAAGTGGAAACCTCGGCCCAGCCGTTCTGGCAGCACTTCTCGACGCTGGGTTCGAGGTCACGGTCCTGACTAGAGAAAACAAAGACAACAAGTTCGACGAACGAGTCCGTGTAGCTAAGGTGAACTACGACTCGTTGGATTCACTTACCTCCGCTCTGACCGGCCAAGAGGTGGTGGTCAACACATTGGGTGTCGGACGAATCCCTAAAGAGACACATCTTCGATTGATCGATGCGTCTGTTGCGGCGAAAGTTCAGCGATTCATTCCTTCCGAGTTTGGTGCTAATACTACCAACCCTCGCGCTGCACAGCTTCCCGTTTACGCGGATAAAGTGGCTATCCAAAAACACCTGCAGGAGGCATCCAATTCCAACGACACGTTCTCTTACACCCTTCCGATCACGGGTCCCTTTCTGGACTGGGGCTTGAAGACCAAGTTTATACTGAACCACGAGGGCCCGGAAGTCGAACTGTATGACGGCGGTGATCAAAAGTTCAGCGCCACGACGCTGGCTGGCATCGGACAGGCAGTGTCTGGAATCATCCGCAATCTGGAGGCGACAAGAAACCAAGCCGTATACGTTAGGGAGGCCAATGTGTCGCAAAAGGGGCTCCTTGAGCTATCGGGCAAGCAGCTTGCAACAAGGACGGTGAGCACGGCCGAATTGGAGAAGGAGGCTTACGACGAACTTGGCAAGCCCAACCCGAATCCAGCCGTATTTGGCTTCAACTTCCTGCGACGGGCTATCTTTGGCGAAggttttggtggtttggtACCGGCAGAGGAGCTGTCAAACGACTTGCTTGGAGTCCGGTCCCTGAGCGATGCAGAGATCCGGGATATTGTGGTGAAGAATACTTGA
- a CDS encoding FAD-dependent oxidoreductase (COG:C;~EggNog:ENOG410PFPQ;~InterPro:IPR036188,IPR006076,IPR038010,IPR017941, IPR036922;~PFAM:PF01266,PF00355,PF13450;~go_function: GO:0016491 - oxidoreductase activity [Evidence IEA];~go_function: GO:0051537 - 2 iron, 2 sulfur cluster binding [Evidence IEA];~go_process: GO:0055114 - oxidation-reduction process [Evidence IEA]) produces the protein MSSAKPQHFMNTSGDSDSVWVHRMPYSEYPSFPTLDRDIHTDVCIIGSGIAGISTAYELVNRGKRVTMLEARHVVSGESGRTSGHLTNALDDGYEQIQNKHGFHGAKIAAESHGWAIDRVGEITKALGIDCEYRRLPAYEFSQYNREDPKHEHEVHGLKKEVELAQKLGLNATFREGLAVPGWDGKPDQRDGAVFHDQATFHPTRYFLGVLGWLAKQPNFQCFAQTRMISLEEKDVIHVKTEPGYTVTARDAVEATCVPLQKLSIIAEMEYSRTYCIAIRIPRGTVKDCLIYDEAEAYKYVRLTGCDDQDDYMVVGGCDHKVGQEDVSGRFDELETWARERFLQAGAVDYRWSGQVFEPVDYMAFIGKNQGQNHVYVVTGDSGDGLTHGVLAGRLLADEIGGIKNPWAFLYQPSRVGSIAKSLPSMLEHDVQINTQYKRYLQSDIKDIEDLGANTGGVLHDSLTSKPVAVYKDGDGQTYKFSAVCPHMKGVLSWNQTEKSWDCPVHGSRFSCEGVCVDGPAKSNLTPMDSASRHRQIPV, from the coding sequence ATGTCATCCGCTAAACCGCAGCATTTCATGAACACATCGGGCGACTCCGACTCCGTCTGGGTCCATCGCATGCCCTACTCTGAATACCCTTCCTTCCCCACCTTGGACCGCGATATCCACACGGACGTCTGCATCATCGGTTCCGGCATAGCGGGTATATCCACCGCATATGAGCTCGTCAACCGCGGGAAGCGAGTCACCATGCTCGAAGCACGACACGTTGTGTCCGGGGAGAGCGGTCGCACAAGCGGACATTTAACCAACGCGCTGGATGATGGATACGAACAAATTCAAAACAAACACGGATTTCATGGCGCGAAGATAGCGGCGGAGAGTCATGGCTGGGCCATTGATCGCGTTGGGGAGATTACGAAGGCCCTTGGGATTGACTGTGAATACCGTCGGCTGCCGGCATACGAATTTTCCCAGTATAACAGGGAGGACCCCAAACACGAGCACGAAGTCCACGGACTGAAGAAGGAAGTCGAATTGGCACAGAAACTCGGCCTCAATGCGACGTTTCGTGAAGGTCTCGCCGTTCCCGGCTGGGATGGGAAGCCGGACCAGCGCGACGGGGCCGTCTTCCATGACCAGGCGACATTCCACCCAACCCGGTACTTTCTCGGTGTTCTTGGATGGCTGGCAAAACAGCCCAATTTTCAGTGTTTCGCGCAGACGCGCATGATCTCCCTTGAAGAGAAGGACGTTATCCACGTTAAAACCGAACCCGGCTACACCGTGACGGCGCGCGACGCCGTCGAAGCAACCTGCGTACCGCTACAAAAACTCAGCATTATCGCGGAGATGGAGTACAGCCGGACGTACTGTATTGCCATTCGCATTCCACGGGGTACCGTCAAGGACTGTCTGATCTACGACGAAGCAGAAGCGTATAAGTACGTGCGACTAACGGGCTGCGACGACCAAGATGACTACATGGTGGTCGGTGGATGTGACCATAAAGTTGGGCAAGAGGATGTAAGCGGCCGCTTCGACGAGTTGGAGACTTGGGCCCGCGAACGGTTTCTCCAGGCTGGAGCCGTCGATTACCGATGGAGCGGACAGGTCTTTGAACCCGTCGATTACATGGCTTTCATTGGCAAGAACCAGGGCCAGAACCACGTGTACGTCGTAACGGGGGATAGCGGCGACGGGCTCACCCATGGCGTCTTGGCTGGACGACTACTGGCGGACGAGATCGGGGGCATCAAGAACCCTTGGGCTTTCCTCTACCAACCCAGTCGTGTGGGCAGCATTGCCAAGTCCTTGCCAAGCATGCTGGAGCACGATGTCCAGATTAACACACAATACAAGCGCTACTTGCAGTCCGATATCAAGGATATTGAAGATCTCGGGGCCAACACCGGCGGCGTGCTCCATGACAGTCTCACCTCGAAACCAGTGGCTGTCTACAAGGATGGAGACGGACAGACGTATAAGTTCAGCGCTGTGTGTCCCCATATGAAAGGGGTCCTGAGCTGGAACCAGACGGAAAAGAGCTGGGATTGCCCAGTACATGGGAGTCGGTTCAGCTGCGAGGGCGTCTGTGTTGATGGACCAGCGAAATCCAACCTGACTCCCATGGATAGCGCATCTCGGCACAGGCAAATTCCTGTTTAG